The Oscillospiraceae bacterium nucleotide sequence AAAACTACGCTTTTCACAAAAACCATCATGCATCACAGCTATCATAAACTATACACTAAGTAGAGAGTCAAGCCTTTTTTCAAAAAATTTTATAAAAAATCCGCATTCGGATTCTACCCTCGAATGCGAGATAATATAAGTTTTCCAAAACCATTATCCCCATTTTTAGCCACGTGTCAATGGTCAATCCATGCAGCCAGCAGCCCGCCCTGCCACATACCCCGTACTCCACGCAATCTGCAAATTATACCCACCTGTAAAGGCGTCGACATCCAGCAACTCACCGGCGAAGTATAAGCCTTTGACCAACTTAGACTCCATCGTCTTTGGGTTGACGTCCCGTACGGCAACGCCTCCGGCCGTAATGACGGCCTCATCAATCGGGCGCGTACCGGCAACTGTAAAGCAAAACCCCTGTACAGTACGAACGATCTCGCGCCGATGTTCTTTAGTCACGCTGTGTGCGGGCAAATCGCCGTTCACCCCAACACGTTGCAACACAACGGGCACGCATGCCGCGTGCATCATTTGAGCCAGAATATTCCGTGCGGTTTTGTTTGGCGATTGCGTTATATCACGCAGCAACCGTGCGTCGAATTCTTCGGGCGTAAGCGCAGGCTTCATGTTAATGCTCACTATGTATGGCGGCGTAGAAAAATCTTTCAAATACGCGCTTGCAGACAACACCAACGGCCCCGACATTCCAAAATGCGTAAACAGCAGCTCGCCCATGTCTTTAAAAAGCACTGCGCCACCACCGTCTCTCAACGTCAACGTTACATTGCGCAAGCTCAAGCCTTGCATTACATCACACTCATCTGCGCACAACGGCACTAGCGACCCATGCGGCGGCACGATAGTATGACCCAAAGCCTCTGCAAACCTGTAGCCATCACCCGTTGATCCGGTTTTAGGGTAAGACAAACCTCCGGTGGCAAGTATTATCGCTTGACATCCGATGATTTCATTGCCGCAATGCACCCCAATAGCTTGTCCGCCCTTGGTTTCCAAGCCTTTAACGCACTCATGCAGCACCGTCACACCACGATCATCCAGCCATTTCCGCAACGCTTCAATTACATCAGCCGCGCGGTCACTCTGCGGAAACACACGCCGTCCACGCTCGACTTTCAGCGGCACGCCGATACTTTCAAAAAAATCCATCGTATCACGCGGCGAATGCGCCGAAATGGCGCTATACAGAAATTTTCCATTCGTCGACACATTTTGCATAAACTGCTCTAAGTCGGCGTCATTTGTAATGTTGCAACGCCCTTTTCCCGTAATCCGCAACTTTTTTCCTAAATCCGCATTGCGTTCCAACAATAGCACGCGCTTATCAAGCGATGCCGCTTGCCCTGCCGCCATCATACCCGCCGCGCCGCCACCAACGACAATAACATCAATTTCTGATATATCGCATCTCATGTGCACCGGCACTTGTCTGTTACTCATACACACCATTCTCCGCCCAAATGCGCTCCAATTCGCCAAAATTATTAATAAATTCACGACTCCGCCGCTGCCCAAGTGTCACCAAAATGGCATTAATCAGCGACATCGGCGCAACCAACGAATCGACAAAGCTGTTGATGCCCCCGCTTGCCAGTAGCGTGTGGTGTGCAATCGCGGCGGGCGGCGATTGTATATTGTCAGTCAACGCAATCACCGTCGCGCCCTTGGTCTTAGCGTAGCGCATCGTCTGCAACGTATCCCGCGAATAACGCGGAAAACTGATGCCAATCACCACGTCATCTTGATTGACACGCATCACCTGTTCAAACAACGCATTCGACGGTCGCAACATCGTCACGCCATCGCACAACAAATTCATATAATACCCCATAAAATTCGCCAACGCCGCACTGCTCCGCGCACCGATAATATACAACCGCTTAGCGTCCAAAATCGCGTCAATGGCGGCGTTGAACACCTGTCTATCCAATATATCTGTCGTTTGACGAATCAACTCAACATCATTTTGCAACACCTGTTTAATAACGTCCTGCTGCCCGTACTGCTCACTGCCGACCTCCATGCGTTGTACCGATGTCAAACGACTGCGCACCATATCCTGCAAGGCTTTCTGCATATCTGGATAGCCCGTGTAACCCAGCTCAGCTGCAAAACGCACTACTGTCGATTCACTCACGCCGACAGTCTGCCCCAATTTCTGCGCCGTCATAAACGCAGCCTTGTCGTAATGCCGCAAAATATACGCCGCCAAAGCGCGCTGCCCCTTAGAACCATGATCATTTTTTTGCTCGATACGGGCTAATGTGTCCATAATATCCTCCATGTGTGCAATGGGCGACGCAATGCCGCCCTTACAGCGATTTCAACCACTCTACCTCACCCGGCGTCAAGTGCCTATACTTGCCGGGCTTCAAATCTCCCAGCTGCAACGGTCCCATGCGCACGCGCCGCAAGCGCTGTACACGCAACCCCGCCATCTCGCACATCCGCCGAATCTGCCGGTTGACACCGGTGTGAATGGTAATCAAAATCGTGCCTTTATCCTCAAAATGTTCAACAAGCTCTAAATCATCCGGTGGTGGAATTGGCTTACCGTCGAGCTTGATCGAGCGGTTCAATCGCTTGAGCCCGCCCGTGATATCGCCTTTTACGCGCACACGATAAGCCTTGTGGACCTCATGTGACGGGTGTGTCAGGTTATGCACCAAGTCACCGTCGTTGGTCATCAGCAACAGCCCCTCGGAGTCATAATCCAACCGCCCAACAGGCACAACTCGTTCTGTGATATCCTCAATATAATCCTTAACACACTCTCGTCCTCGGTCATCCGAAAGCGTTGTCATCACCCCGCGCGGCTTGTGCAGCATGATGTACACAAGGTCAGGGCGTGTGGGGATCGGCTTGCCGTCAACGGCAATGATGTCGGCTCGTGCGTCAACAGCTTGTCCAACGGCTGCCGTTTCGCCATTGACCGTTACACGGCCGTTTATGACCATTTGCTCTGCCGCGCGACGCGACGCAATGCCGCGTTCGGCGAGTAACTTTTGTATACGCATGGTTTTCTCCTTATTGCAGCAAATGCTTATTCGATACATTGTAACCCAGCTACTATCTCATCAACAATTTCGTCTGTACTTTTTACGCCATCAATAACAAGGTCAGAATAATGAATTTGTGTTTCGGGCATACGAGCGTATGATGGGCGTGATGTTTCCAAATAAAAACTCAGTTCTTTCTCAACAACCGAAAGGCTCACTTCGATTTTATTTCTGTGCGCTTCTCGGCTTGTGTAATCACGTATTATTCGTCGTGCCAGTGCTATGTCAAGTGGTGTGTCAATATAAATCGCGAAATTAATGTATTGCCCAACTCGTAAATTGCGATAGCCGAAAGGATAATCAACTATGATATAATCTAACGATTCGTTTAGTAACTGTTCAATGTCTTTGACCAGTGGTTCAACGTACCATTCGTTTTCGTCGTTTGTATCGGCAGACCATTCATTTATGTCGCGGTCAAGTCTGATGTCGCTATAACTATCAAAGCTAACGATTACGGAATTTTTAAGGCGTTTTTTCAACGCACTGACCGTAGTTGTTTTGCCGCTACCAGCAATACCGGAAACGCTAATTACAAAAGGTTCCTTCATACTCCCTGCACCACCTAATATAGATTTTCTGCCATCATTAAAATCTACAACCACCAGCCCCGCACCCAGCCGACAAACCGCCGCCAAGGCGATTCGCGTACCACTTCGGCTTGCGGTACATCGGTATCAAACACCAGTGCCGTGCGCATAAGTACCTCGTCACCGCGCCGTACAATCAG carries:
- a CDS encoding rRNA pseudouridine synthase, yielding MRIQKLLAERGIASRRAAEQMVINGRVTVNGETAAVGQAVDARADIIAVDGKPIPTRPDLVYIMLHKPRGVMTTLSDDRGRECVKDYIEDITERVVPVGRLDYDSEGLLLMTNDGDLVHNLTHPSHEVHKAYRVRVKGDITGGLKRLNRSIKLDGKPIPPPDDLELVEHFEDKGTILITIHTGVNRQIRRMCEMAGLRVQRLRRVRMGPLQLGDLKPGKYRHLTPGEVEWLKSL
- a CDS encoding NAD(P)/FAD-dependent oxidoreductase → MSNRQVPVHMRCDISEIDVIVVGGGAAGMMAAGQAASLDKRVLLLERNADLGKKLRITGKGRCNITNDADLEQFMQNVSTNGKFLYSAISAHSPRDTMDFFESIGVPLKVERGRRVFPQSDRAADVIEALRKWLDDRGVTVLHECVKGLETKGGQAIGVHCGNEIIGCQAIILATGGLSYPKTGSTGDGYRFAEALGHTIVPPHGSLVPLCADECDVMQGLSLRNVTLTLRDGGGAVLFKDMGELLFTHFGMSGPLVLSASAYLKDFSTPPYIVSINMKPALTPEEFDARLLRDITQSPNKTARNILAQMMHAACVPVVLQRVGVNGDLPAHSVTKEHRREIVRTVQGFCFTVAGTRPIDEAVITAGGVAVRDVNPKTMESKLVKGLYFAGELLDVDAFTGGYNLQIAWSTGYVAGRAAGCMD
- a CDS encoding MurR/RpiR family transcriptional regulator codes for the protein MDTLARIEQKNDHGSKGQRALAAYILRHYDKAAFMTAQKLGQTVGVSESTVVRFAAELGYTGYPDMQKALQDMVRSRLTSVQRMEVGSEQYGQQDVIKQVLQNDVELIRQTTDILDRQVFNAAIDAILDAKRLYIIGARSSAALANFMGYYMNLLCDGVTMLRPSNALFEQVMRVNQDDVVIGISFPRYSRDTLQTMRYAKTKGATVIALTDNIQSPPAAIAHHTLLASGGINSFVDSLVAPMSLINAILVTLGQRRSREFINNFGELERIWAENGVYE
- a CDS encoding AAA family ATPase → MKEPFVISVSGIAGSGKTTTVSALKKRLKNSVIVSFDSYSDIRLDRDINEWSADTNDENEWYVEPLVKDIEQLLNESLDYIIVDYPFGYRNLRVGQYINFAIYIDTPLDIALARRIIRDYTSREAHRNKIEVSLSVVEKELSFYLETSRPSYARMPETQIHYSDLVIDGVKSTDEIVDEIVAGLQCIE